The following are from one region of the Mycolicibacterium helvum genome:
- a CDS encoding alpha-ketoacid dehydrogenase subunit beta, whose amino-acid sequence MTQIIDRPPLRGDGTPQPDGPILTGLPTVTTLTMAQAINRALHDAMAGDDRVLVFGEDVAALGGVFRITEGLADTFGEQRCFDTPLAESAIIGVAVGLAIRGFVPVPEIQFDGFSYPAFDQVVSHLAKYRMRTRGQVDMPVTVRIPSFGGIGAVEHHSESTETYWVHTAGLKVVVPSTPSDAYWLLRHAIAARDPVIYLEPKRRYWGREAVDLAVPGPPIGNAAVRRSGDDVTVITYGGLVGAALNAAEIADCSVEVIDLRSLSPLDFDTVAASVRKTGRAVVMHEGPRTLGFGAELAARISEELFYDLEAPVLRATGFDTPYPPARMEKLWLPGVDRLLDCVEKAMRRP is encoded by the coding sequence ATGACCCAGATCATCGACCGGCCACCATTGCGGGGTGACGGGACACCGCAGCCGGACGGCCCGATCCTGACCGGGCTGCCCACCGTCACCACCCTCACCATGGCGCAGGCGATCAATCGTGCCCTGCACGACGCGATGGCCGGTGACGACCGGGTGCTGGTGTTCGGCGAAGACGTCGCCGCTCTGGGCGGGGTATTCCGGATCACCGAGGGACTGGCCGATACCTTCGGCGAGCAGCGGTGTTTCGATACTCCACTGGCCGAGTCAGCGATCATCGGTGTCGCGGTGGGCCTGGCGATTCGCGGTTTCGTGCCGGTTCCGGAAATCCAGTTCGACGGCTTCTCCTACCCGGCGTTCGACCAGGTGGTCAGTCACCTCGCCAAGTACCGGATGCGTACCCGCGGCCAGGTCGACATGCCGGTCACGGTGCGGATTCCGTCCTTCGGCGGTATCGGCGCGGTGGAGCACCACTCGGAATCCACCGAAACCTATTGGGTGCACACCGCGGGGCTGAAAGTCGTTGTGCCCTCGACACCCTCGGATGCCTACTGGCTACTTCGGCACGCGATTGCCGCCCGCGATCCGGTGATCTATCTGGAACCCAAGCGACGCTACTGGGGCCGCGAAGCCGTCGACCTCGCCGTGCCGGGACCACCCATCGGCAACGCCGCCGTTCGGCGCAGCGGCGACGACGTCACGGTGATCACCTATGGTGGGCTGGTCGGCGCAGCACTGAATGCAGCCGAAATCGCAGACTGCAGTGTGGAAGTCATCGATCTGCGCTCGCTGAGCCCACTGGACTTCGACACTGTCGCGGCGTCGGTCCGCAAAACCGGCCGTGCGGTGGTCATGCACGAAGGCCCACGAACGCTGGGCTTCGGAGCTGAGCTGGCGGCCCGGATCTCCGAAGAACTGTTCTACGACCTCGAGGCACCGGTGCTGCGCGCCACCGGATTCGACACGCCTTACCCGCCTGCCCGGATGGAGAAACTCTGGCTGCCGGGAGTGGACCGGCTGCTCGACTGCGTCGAGAAAGCGATGCGACGGCCATGA
- the pdhA gene encoding pyruvate dehydrogenase (acetyl-transferring) E1 component subunit alpha: MDQPIQLIAPDGSATAESRYRRDLPPETLVWLYENLVVTRDLDAEFVNLQRQGELALYASCRGQEAAQVGAAACLRKTDWLFPQFRELGVFLVRGIAPPQVAAVWRGAWHGGLDFTSRCCAPIAIPIATHALHAVGAAMAAQRLGEDSLTVAFLGDGATSEGDSHEAMNLAAVEKAPCVFYIQNNQWAISVPASRQYAAPTIAHRAIGYGMPGIRVDGNDILACYAVMAEAAERARAGEGPTLIEAVTYRMEPHTTSDDATRYRSAAELAEWSARDPISRYRTYLQHKGVLTERVDKRVEARSVRLRAELRDAVVGAPDPDVGELFDHVYAEITPVLSAQRAQLRAELA, translated from the coding sequence ATGGATCAACCGATTCAACTCATCGCACCGGACGGAAGCGCGACGGCCGAGAGTCGATATCGTCGCGACCTCCCGCCGGAAACCCTCGTCTGGCTCTACGAGAACCTCGTTGTCACTCGGGATCTCGACGCCGAGTTCGTCAATCTGCAACGGCAGGGCGAGCTGGCGCTCTACGCCTCGTGTCGCGGTCAGGAGGCCGCGCAGGTCGGTGCGGCGGCATGCCTGCGCAAGACCGACTGGCTGTTCCCGCAATTCCGTGAACTCGGTGTCTTCCTGGTCCGCGGCATTGCACCGCCGCAAGTGGCCGCCGTCTGGCGCGGCGCCTGGCACGGTGGCCTGGATTTCACCAGCAGGTGTTGTGCGCCCATCGCTATCCCCATCGCCACCCACGCGCTGCACGCCGTCGGCGCAGCGATGGCCGCTCAACGACTGGGCGAAGATTCGCTGACGGTGGCGTTCCTCGGTGACGGCGCCACCAGCGAAGGGGATTCACACGAGGCGATGAACCTGGCCGCCGTCGAGAAGGCGCCCTGCGTGTTCTACATCCAGAACAATCAGTGGGCGATCTCCGTGCCGGCGAGCCGCCAGTACGCTGCGCCCACCATCGCCCACCGGGCGATCGGCTACGGAATGCCGGGAATCAGGGTGGACGGCAACGACATCCTGGCCTGCTATGCGGTGATGGCCGAAGCTGCCGAACGCGCGCGGGCCGGTGAGGGTCCCACCCTCATCGAGGCGGTCACCTATCGGATGGAACCGCACACCACCTCTGATGACGCGACCCGTTACCGCAGCGCTGCCGAGCTCGCCGAATGGTCGGCCCGCGATCCGATCAGCCGTTACCGCACCTATCTGCAACACAAGGGGGTGCTCACCGAGCGAGTCGACAAGCGGGTGGAAGCCCGCTCGGTGCGGCTGCGTGCGGAGCTTCGCGACGCGGTGGTCGGCGCGCCCGACCCTGATGTGGGTGAGCTGTTCGACCACGTCTACGCCGAGATCACACCGGTGTTGTCGGCCCAGCGCGCGCAATTGCGCGCCGAATTGGCGTAG
- a CDS encoding hemerythrin domain-containing protein, whose product MKTPQPLTVTPRQPHDPEPELVGITVAHRAMLTDAGRLVTAVTAIGESRQRCSPQRAQAIARYVDLLCESIHHHHTVEDTVLWPVIDACAGGIVDLTELTEDHAALDPRLEIIRHRANAFRVAGGDRRTAALLAAELADLRNLLTEHIAEEERDIFPVIRRHVSVGDWQAVEKTAQRTGRLTFDGPRTMAAATDDERSVLGAEVNPVLRLVLTVLARRHRRFEDEVFSG is encoded by the coding sequence ATGAAAACACCACAACCGCTCACCGTCACTCCCCGCCAACCCCACGATCCCGAGCCCGAACTTGTCGGCATCACGGTGGCGCACCGGGCGATGCTCACCGACGCCGGGCGGCTCGTTACTGCGGTGACCGCCATCGGCGAGTCCCGGCAGCGCTGCTCGCCCCAGCGTGCCCAAGCGATCGCCCGCTACGTCGACTTACTCTGCGAGTCCATCCATCACCACCACACCGTCGAGGACACCGTGCTCTGGCCGGTGATCGACGCCTGCGCCGGCGGTATCGTCGACCTCACCGAGTTGACCGAAGACCATGCCGCGCTGGATCCGCGCCTGGAGATCATCCGGCACCGGGCCAACGCATTCAGGGTCGCCGGCGGCGATCGCCGCACCGCTGCCCTGCTAGCCGCCGAACTGGCCGATCTGCGCAATCTGCTCACCGAGCACATCGCCGAAGAGGAGCGCGATATCTTCCCGGTGATCCGCCGGCATGTTTCGGTCGGCGATTGGCAGGCCGTGGAGAAGACCGCCCAGCGGACGGGTCGGCTGACGTTCGACGGGCCACGCACCATGGCAGCGGCCACCGACGACGAACGTTCGGTCCTGGGCGCGGAGGTCAACCCGGTCCTTAGGCTGGTGTTGACCGTATTAGCTCGGCGACACCGCAGATTCGAAGACGAGGTGTTCAGCGGCTGA
- a CDS encoding BTAD domain-containing putative transcriptional regulator produces MRLAVLGPVRAWRGSAPVDLGGPRQRSLLARLVLAKGQVVSVDRLIEDLWQGEPPPKALSALQAYVSHLRRTLEPGRARRAPAAIIVSAAPGYRLELPTDAVDVWWFDEQVRAAQFESDPLQRAGLLAAALDRWAGEPYAEMSDATWVIAEIARLTELRLAAIELRASAELAMGHRSAVIGELEWVVREHPTREGAAAIVATALYRAGRQADALDVLRNTRIHLSAELGLEPGRALRDLERDILSHAPSLDDGQPAALPLLVAPAQPPSSPEPKAPHGRSRELAAIDDAAQEARLGGSRVVWVSGEAGAGKTTVTDAAAARLRSVGWTVAAGRCPEVDGAPPGWAWTEVLRHFSDSFSTADPRRLRALAPLLHETEPTADIAQSTFWTAHAVAEVIAQSASVQPVAVVLDDLHRTDGLTLELLRLVTHELRDRPVLVVATYRPSESDSELAAARAALAVRTVAHLSIAGLDARAATALAADCGLTDLTEEESRLLHDRTGGNPLFVRELARLMMSEGLDTARVAIPVGVADVLRRRLIRLPGATVTALRQAAVLGRDVDTDLLAELAHRDPDDVLDALEPAVLIGLLEEPGPGRVRFAHALVRDTLYEDTSLLRRSRLHGAALELLLTSGRTADPAALAYHAVAAATPASAAAAAELAMAAGRDADRVGAPVEATRQWRAAVRMLELAGRAETGQPDVERILAAYCGWVAAAARVGDVVAARDALKEALPLANGSDELTARLLTAWHAPLIWRVRISDEADTEIVNPLQRVLNGELAPAVRVRLLTTLFAELEGADHAAALAASEEALTLARALYEQDRQAHGRVLCAALNARAYAALGPDLAHAREQLTEEFLVAAEAAAAVDYQAVAHWLAFLSAAGRSDLVAAHDHVDLAVARAGTGQLAPLLTVLAVFTAQLSVLAGRVDDGERRYVAAARQLAEQGTANGAQMGLVGRFTAALARGDLAPLADDLLAVHTYVSTTIADGAVLALMSAGREEDARRIWASGEPVERSYYWLAMTTLRAHAAAALGDPDVANRCAVALQPYSGRMAGLDNGSLLAGPVDDALAAVADLVGNDAEARRYRAAATALKSQLASEAAQLVDRVSR; encoded by the coding sequence ATGCGGTTAGCCGTCTTGGGGCCCGTCCGGGCCTGGCGGGGGTCGGCGCCGGTCGATCTGGGCGGACCGCGGCAGCGTTCCCTGCTGGCGCGACTGGTGCTGGCCAAGGGGCAAGTGGTGTCGGTCGACCGGTTGATCGAGGACCTGTGGCAAGGCGAACCCCCGCCGAAAGCGCTGTCGGCGCTGCAGGCCTACGTGTCGCATCTGCGGCGGACGCTCGAACCCGGCCGGGCGCGGCGTGCTCCGGCCGCGATCATCGTCAGCGCCGCGCCGGGCTACCGGTTGGAACTGCCCACCGATGCCGTCGACGTGTGGTGGTTCGACGAGCAAGTCCGGGCAGCCCAGTTCGAATCCGACCCGCTGCAACGGGCCGGGCTCCTCGCCGCGGCCTTGGATAGGTGGGCTGGCGAGCCTTACGCCGAAATGTCGGACGCCACGTGGGTCATCGCCGAGATCGCCCGCCTGACTGAGTTACGCCTCGCCGCAATCGAATTACGAGCCTCCGCCGAGCTGGCAATGGGCCACCGCAGCGCTGTCATCGGAGAGCTGGAATGGGTGGTCCGAGAACATCCCACCAGGGAGGGTGCAGCCGCCATCGTGGCCACCGCGCTGTACCGAGCGGGTCGGCAAGCCGACGCCTTGGACGTGTTGCGCAACACGCGTATTCATCTGTCCGCGGAACTGGGACTCGAGCCGGGCCGCGCGTTACGCGATCTCGAACGCGACATCCTCAGCCATGCACCGAGCCTCGACGATGGCCAACCGGCGGCGCTGCCGCTCCTGGTGGCCCCGGCGCAGCCGCCGAGCAGCCCCGAACCCAAGGCGCCACATGGCCGCTCCCGTGAACTCGCGGCAATCGACGATGCGGCGCAGGAAGCCCGATTAGGTGGCAGCCGCGTGGTGTGGGTCAGCGGTGAGGCGGGTGCGGGAAAGACCACCGTCACCGACGCGGCCGCGGCTCGCTTGCGCTCCGTGGGTTGGACGGTTGCGGCGGGCAGGTGCCCCGAGGTCGACGGTGCACCACCGGGCTGGGCGTGGACCGAGGTGCTGCGTCACTTCAGCGATTCGTTCTCCACGGCCGATCCACGTCGCTTGCGCGCTCTCGCACCGCTGCTGCACGAAACCGAACCCACCGCCGACATCGCTCAAAGTACTTTCTGGACAGCACATGCCGTCGCCGAGGTGATCGCCCAATCCGCCAGCGTCCAGCCGGTTGCGGTGGTCCTGGACGATCTGCACCGCACCGACGGCCTGACGTTGGAACTTCTGCGCCTGGTGACCCACGAACTGCGGGACCGTCCGGTCCTGGTCGTTGCCACCTACCGCCCGTCAGAGTCGGACAGCGAACTGGCGGCCGCCCGCGCTGCACTGGCGGTGCGCACCGTCGCGCATCTGAGCATCGCTGGCTTGGACGCCCGCGCCGCCACCGCGCTGGCCGCCGACTGTGGATTGACCGATCTCACCGAGGAAGAGTCGCGGCTGCTGCACGATCGGACCGGCGGCAACCCGCTGTTCGTGCGGGAGTTGGCGCGTCTGATGATGTCCGAGGGTCTGGACACCGCCCGGGTCGCGATACCGGTTGGGGTGGCAGATGTGCTGCGGCGCAGGCTGATACGGCTCCCGGGTGCGACGGTAACGGCTCTTCGCCAAGCGGCGGTGCTCGGCCGGGACGTCGACACTGACCTGCTCGCCGAACTCGCGCACCGCGACCCGGACGACGTCCTCGATGCGCTGGAACCGGCCGTCCTGATCGGTCTCCTGGAGGAGCCCGGACCCGGACGGGTTCGCTTCGCGCATGCACTGGTGCGTGACACCTTGTACGAAGACACCTCCCTGCTGCGCCGGTCTCGTCTGCACGGGGCGGCCCTGGAGTTGCTGTTGACTTCCGGCCGGACAGCGGATCCGGCGGCGCTGGCCTATCACGCGGTCGCGGCTGCGACACCGGCCAGCGCGGCCGCCGCGGCAGAACTGGCGATGGCCGCCGGCCGCGATGCCGACCGGGTCGGCGCACCGGTGGAAGCCACTCGGCAATGGCGGGCCGCGGTACGCATGCTGGAGCTGGCCGGCCGCGCCGAGACCGGGCAGCCAGACGTCGAGCGGATCCTGGCGGCCTATTGCGGATGGGTGGCCGCGGCGGCCCGGGTCGGCGATGTCGTCGCCGCCCGCGACGCGCTGAAAGAGGCGCTGCCCTTGGCCAACGGGTCCGACGAACTGACCGCCCGGTTGTTGACGGCGTGGCACGCGCCGTTGATCTGGCGGGTCCGGATCAGCGACGAAGCCGACACCGAGATCGTCAACCCGTTGCAGCGAGTGTTGAACGGCGAGCTGGCGCCTGCCGTGCGGGTCCGGCTGCTGACCACGCTGTTTGCCGAGCTGGAAGGCGCCGATCATGCTGCTGCGCTGGCGGCCAGCGAGGAGGCGCTGACGTTGGCGCGCGCGCTGTACGAACAGGATCGGCAAGCGCACGGCCGGGTGCTGTGCGCCGCGCTCAACGCGCGGGCCTACGCCGCGCTGGGTCCGGATCTGGCCCATGCTCGCGAGCAGCTGACGGAAGAATTCCTGGTCGCGGCCGAGGCCGCCGCCGCAGTCGACTACCAGGCCGTGGCGCATTGGCTGGCCTTCTTGTCGGCGGCCGGGCGCTCTGATTTGGTTGCGGCCCATGACCACGTCGACCTTGCGGTGGCCCGAGCGGGCACCGGCCAACTCGCGCCGTTGCTGACCGTGTTGGCGGTGTTCACGGCTCAGCTGAGCGTGCTGGCCGGCCGAGTCGACGACGGTGAGCGCCGCTACGTCGCGGCCGCGCGTCAGCTGGCTGAGCAAGGCACGGCCAATGGTGCCCAGATGGGCCTGGTCGGCCGGTTCACCGCCGCGCTGGCCCGTGGCGATCTGGCGCCGCTGGCCGACGACCTGCTTGCCGTACACACCTACGTCTCGACCACTATCGCCGACGGCGCGGTACTGGCGCTGATGAGCGCCGGCCGCGAGGAGGATGCCCGCCGGATCTGGGCGAGCGGGGAGCCGGTCGAGCGGTCCTATTACTGGCTGGCCATGACTACGCTGCGGGCCCACGCCGCAGCGGCACTGGGTGACCCAGATGTCGCGAATCGTTGCGCCGTTGCCCTGCAGCCCTATTCGGGCCGGATGGCGGGCCTGGACAACGGCAGCCTGCTCGCCGGTCCCGTCGACGACGCCCTAGCCGCGGTCGCCGACCTGGTGGGCAATGACGCCGAGGCGCGACGGTACCGGGCCGCCGCCACCGCGCTGAAGAGTCAGCTGGCTTCGGAGGCGGCACAGCTCGTCGACCGAGTCAGCCGCTGA
- a CDS encoding Ig-like domain-containing protein — translation MTHTTSSRYARYVGRVGALAFALGVGVAVADNPGVAVADTGSSGSSTSAAAHTAGPAGARSQSLTAAKRAGTAEPRGRASARTAPALPRTAITLTDVLGYARREAKQITQQPPATIGNIFFARTPTLAYNAAQNVQAGDGVITGTLNARQANGYALTYTVTQAPQHGTVDIHDDGTFTYTPDGQFTTLGGTDTFAVKADDQPGNQTHWHGLATLFAPNGGSTATAKVTVLENPGADAPTSVLSTTDQLNAEQIATQIANSPFVRLAKEILKVGWWLAAQKNFTMIGGPDKENMAQLDQAVTEYANQAAMEVLLLNSNAPKFFQQVAPSHSWYLQSFAGSRIWYDNPDTIYRFVGVNNASSYVITGKFDGSLPADTNFSVLTGLNGATADNINGKDLVLNPDGSFTITVDSTPTLPGQTNHLYLPPGTSLITTRNTLSDWTTQDPMSLSILRVSGPPDSLFSQVGGFAIPGIGPLVSGNPLLTSLVSLIPPLPAPRLLQSVEAAVIMLLLGISGEDKYMSVATKDATSGQTKPPNVLSDPDHNASFLATQLQSVGYFQLADDEALVITINPGKARYFSVPVTNDWTITDNYWDQQTSLNVSQSQKNVQDDTYTIVVSPTDPGVANWVSTGGLNQGTISIRFQDFDPNSTIDPTVSSQVVKLNELDGVLPDGTVFVTPDERAAQIATRQLGYSKRYTPYPQA, via the coding sequence ATGACTCACACCACGTCGAGTCGATACGCCCGTTATGTCGGCCGAGTCGGGGCGCTGGCGTTCGCGCTCGGCGTCGGAGTCGCGGTCGCCGACAACCCCGGGGTCGCGGTGGCCGACACCGGGAGCTCCGGTTCGTCGACGTCAGCAGCGGCACACACGGCCGGACCCGCCGGCGCGCGAAGTCAATCCCTGACCGCTGCCAAGCGCGCCGGCACTGCGGAACCACGCGGCCGTGCGTCGGCCCGCACGGCCCCAGCACTCCCCCGCACCGCCATCACCCTGACCGATGTCCTCGGCTACGCGCGCCGCGAGGCGAAACAGATCACCCAGCAGCCGCCCGCCACCATCGGCAACATCTTCTTCGCCCGCACGCCCACACTGGCCTACAACGCCGCCCAGAACGTCCAGGCCGGCGACGGCGTCATCACCGGCACGCTCAACGCCCGACAAGCCAACGGGTACGCGCTCACCTACACCGTCACCCAGGCACCGCAACACGGCACCGTCGACATCCACGACGACGGCACCTTCACCTACACCCCCGACGGACAGTTCACCACGCTCGGCGGCACCGACACCTTCGCGGTGAAGGCCGACGACCAGCCCGGAAACCAGACCCATTGGCACGGTCTGGCAACACTTTTCGCACCTAACGGTGGCTCGACCGCAACAGCGAAGGTCACCGTTCTGGAGAATCCGGGAGCCGACGCGCCGACATCGGTGCTGTCCACCACCGATCAGCTCAACGCCGAGCAGATCGCCACCCAGATCGCCAACTCACCGTTCGTCCGCCTGGCCAAGGAGATCCTCAAAGTCGGCTGGTGGCTGGCCGCGCAGAAGAACTTCACCATGATCGGCGGGCCGGACAAAGAGAACATGGCCCAGCTCGATCAGGCGGTCACCGAGTACGCCAACCAGGCCGCGATGGAAGTGCTTCTGCTGAACTCCAACGCCCCCAAGTTCTTTCAGCAAGTGGCACCCAGCCATAGTTGGTATCTGCAGAGTTTCGCCGGTTCGCGGATCTGGTACGACAACCCCGACACCATCTACCGGTTCGTCGGAGTGAACAACGCATCGTCGTATGTGATCACCGGCAAGTTCGACGGATCGCTACCCGCCGACACCAACTTCAGTGTGCTGACCGGCTTGAACGGAGCCACGGCCGACAACATCAACGGCAAGGACCTGGTGCTGAACCCCGACGGGAGCTTCACCATCACGGTGGATTCGACGCCGACGCTGCCGGGGCAGACCAATCATCTCTATCTGCCACCGGGAACCAGCCTAATCACCACACGAAACACGTTGTCGGACTGGACCACCCAGGACCCAATGAGCCTATCGATCCTGCGAGTCAGCGGACCACCGGATAGCCTCTTCAGTCAGGTCGGTGGATTTGCGATCCCAGGCATCGGCCCACTGGTGTCGGGCAATCCGCTGCTGACGTCGCTGGTGTCGCTGATCCCGCCGCTACCCGCACCACGGCTGCTGCAGTCCGTCGAGGCCGCAGTGATCATGCTGCTGCTGGGCATCAGTGGCGAAGACAAGTACATGTCGGTCGCCACAAAAGACGCCACCTCGGGCCAGACCAAGCCGCCGAATGTGCTGTCGGATCCCGATCACAACGCGTCTTTCCTCGCGACGCAGTTGCAAAGCGTCGGCTACTTCCAGCTCGCCGACGATGAAGCCCTGGTCATCACGATCAACCCCGGCAAAGCGCGGTATTTCAGCGTTCCGGTGACCAATGACTGGACGATCACCGACAACTACTGGGACCAACAGACCAGCCTGAATGTCAGCCAATCCCAGAAGAATGTGCAAGACGACACGTACACGATCGTGGTCTCCCCCACCGATCCCGGCGTGGCCAACTGGGTGTCCACCGGCGGCCTGAATCAGGGCACGATCTCCATCCGGTTCCAGGACTTCGATCCGAACTCCACGATCGACCCGACGGTGAGCTCGCAGGTGGTCAAACTCAACGAGCTCGACGGCGTGCTCCCCGACGGCACCGTATTCGTCACTCCTGACGAGCGGGCGGCTCAGATCGCCACACGCCAACTGGGATACAGCAAGCGCTACACGCCCTACCCGCAGGCCTGA
- a CDS encoding enoyl-CoA hydratase, which translates to MPDLVLYEVIDRVALITVNDPDRRNAVTEAMSQQLRSAVEAAEAEANAVVITGAGKAFCAGADLSALGAAAKEGLERIYAGFMAVGRCTLPTVAAVNGAAVGAGLNLALAADVRIAGPQALFDPRFQKLGIHPGGGATWMLQRAVGPQVARAALLFGMRFDAEAAVRHGLALTVAEDPVAAALELAAGPAAAPREVVLATKASMRATAIPGFLDTDHHEAAKDIELGPQATSIESPEFKARLAAAQRR; encoded by the coding sequence ATGCCTGACCTGGTGCTCTACGAAGTCATAGATCGCGTCGCGCTGATCACGGTCAACGATCCCGACCGGCGCAATGCCGTCACCGAAGCCATGTCGCAGCAGCTGCGCTCGGCGGTCGAGGCCGCCGAGGCCGAGGCCAACGCCGTCGTGATCACCGGCGCGGGCAAGGCATTCTGCGCGGGTGCGGATCTGTCTGCCCTCGGCGCGGCCGCCAAGGAGGGGCTCGAACGCATCTATGCCGGCTTCATGGCCGTCGGCCGCTGCACCCTGCCGACCGTCGCTGCGGTCAACGGCGCCGCCGTGGGTGCGGGACTGAATCTGGCTCTAGCCGCCGATGTTCGCATCGCCGGGCCGCAGGCCCTCTTCGATCCGCGGTTTCAGAAGTTGGGCATCCATCCCGGCGGCGGCGCCACCTGGATGCTGCAGCGCGCGGTCGGGCCGCAGGTAGCCCGCGCCGCCCTGTTGTTCGGCATGCGCTTCGACGCCGAGGCCGCCGTGCGGCACGGCCTTGCCCTGACCGTCGCTGAGGATCCCGTCGCGGCCGCGCTGGAACTGGCCGCGGGACCCGCGGCCGCACCGCGTGAGGTCGTGCTGGCCACCAAGGCGTCAATGCGCGCCACCGCCATCCCCGGCTTCCTGGACACCGACCACCACGAGGCGGCCAAGGACATCGAGCTCGGCCCGCAGGCCACCTCGATCGAATCGCCGGAATTCAAGGCCCGACTGGCCGCCGCGCAACGCCGCTGA
- a CDS encoding dihydrolipoamide acetyltransferase family protein yields the protein MSDFLVPDLGEGLEDATITGWAVAVGDVVELNQTLCTVETNKAEVEIPSPYAGRIVELGGAEGETLAVGTLLVRVETEARTPVLVGYGIDNGMDRSRRARAAPKVRKLAADLAVDLQELQPGSGTDGVITRDDVLHAAGTAPPSQTVPVRGVHARMATHMALSRSQIPDAHASVQVDCSALLRLRDALGVTPFALTLRLLVIALERHPMLNATWVESEAGPEIRLHPDVRLGVAVATERGLVVPVVDTRECSTRRLAAAVDDVVARARAGTLAPTQLSGSTFTVSNFGALGLDDGVPVINYPEAAILGMGALKPRAVVVDDAVVARPTMTLTCAFDHRVADGAQAAAFLTDLRGLIEAPETALLDL from the coding sequence ATGAGTGACTTCCTGGTTCCGGACCTGGGCGAGGGCCTGGAGGACGCCACCATCACCGGCTGGGCCGTCGCCGTCGGCGATGTCGTCGAACTCAACCAGACCTTGTGCACCGTTGAGACCAACAAGGCGGAAGTCGAGATTCCCAGTCCCTATGCCGGCCGGATCGTGGAGCTCGGTGGCGCCGAGGGGGAAACCTTGGCGGTGGGCACCCTGTTGGTGCGTGTCGAAACCGAGGCGCGCACACCGGTACTGGTCGGCTACGGCATCGACAACGGTATGGATCGCAGCAGGCGGGCCCGCGCGGCCCCCAAGGTCCGTAAGCTGGCGGCCGACCTCGCGGTGGATCTGCAGGAGCTGCAACCCGGTTCGGGTACCGACGGGGTGATCACCCGCGATGATGTGCTGCACGCTGCCGGTACGGCCCCGCCGTCGCAGACGGTTCCGGTGCGCGGTGTCCACGCCCGAATGGCCACCCACATGGCGTTGTCGCGCAGCCAGATCCCCGATGCGCACGCCAGCGTGCAGGTGGACTGCTCGGCGCTGCTGCGGCTTCGGGACGCGCTCGGGGTGACGCCTTTCGCGCTGACGTTGCGGCTGCTGGTCATCGCCTTGGAGCGCCACCCGATGCTCAACGCGACCTGGGTGGAATCCGAAGCCGGACCGGAGATTCGGCTACATCCTGACGTGCGGCTGGGGGTCGCAGTGGCCACCGAGCGTGGCCTGGTGGTGCCGGTCGTCGATACCCGGGAGTGCTCCACGCGGCGACTGGCCGCGGCCGTCGACGATGTGGTGGCGCGGGCCCGGGCCGGCACACTGGCGCCCACCCAGTTGAGCGGATCGACGTTCACGGTGTCGAATTTCGGTGCGCTGGGACTCGACGACGGTGTCCCGGTGATCAACTACCCGGAGGCCGCGATCCTCGGCATGGGCGCGCTGAAGCCCCGGGCTGTTGTGGTCGACGATGCGGTGGTAGCCCGGCCGACGATGACGCTGACGTGTGCGTTCGACCATCGCGTCGCCGACGGCGCGCAAGCCGCGGCGTTCCTGACCGACCTGCGGGGGCTGATCGAGGCGCCGGAGACGGCGCTACTCGACCTCTGA